From a single Lytechinus variegatus isolate NC3 chromosome 9, Lvar_3.0, whole genome shotgun sequence genomic region:
- the LOC121421393 gene encoding uncharacterized protein LOC121421393 isoform X1 — protein sequence MDHKHRYLESCQNPSSPSAPVLFDDLEDVFTENSDVPYQTNDDAITREGIPKTSTPAKKNGAEKEMSPQMQRSPEPDRKADGHVTETGSPMGGGVGGAVGGAYSGAKGEPACGEETPVPGPPHGQPSPNVSKPNQIYPVPEPIAEISSIHDTSSDGDVLRNPEPRRKSDPTTPMEFSSLPSPESLVTMMSSFQQAADKFDKLRRGYHSQCVRRNLQHSKSVENIRSLTNSVSSQQEDIEEIRTLIGYLMRDMADLKSRLGASGKRPEVAMHCSRNTFASSSTHSIPYDSEREQGHQSFILPSTDLNIRAELFLVGYDTGQGTHLSLRIEAKSGNAKETGQLPSQCRFEIRILNFDDEDETRKKSKDSNSKENDGGMHVVEFPKVIEKDVVENEALGFKKNGMLRVTLIVSWEEINGE from the exons ATGGATCATAAACATCGATACTTGGAAAGCTGCCAGAATCCTTCATCGCCAAGTGCTCCAGTTTTGTTTGATGACCT AGAAGACGTATTTACAGAAAACTCTGATGTTCCTTACCAAACAAATGATGATGCAATCACTAGAGAGGGTATTCCGAAAACATCAACTCCAGCCAAGAAAAATGGAGCAGAAAAGG AAATGTCGCCGCAGATGCAGAGGTCCCCTGAACCAGATCGGAAAGCAGATGGACACGTGACCGAGACTGGCAGTCCAATGGGAGGTGGAGTAGGCGGGGCAGTAGGAGGGGCTTATAGTGGCGCCAAAGGTGAGCCTGCATGCGGGGAGGAGACTCCTGTGCCGGGACCGCCTCACGGACAACCGAGCCCCAACGTTTCGAAACCCAACCAAATATATCCAGTACCGGAACCTATCGCAGAGATATCTTCTATTCATGACACCTCGAGCGACGGCGATGTCCTTCGCAATCCGGAACCTCGTCGAAAATCTGATCCGACCACTCCCATGGAATTTTCTTCATTGCCATCTCCTGAGTCTCTTGTAACGATGATGTCTTCTTTCCAGCAAGCTGCAGATAAATTTGACAAATTAAGAAGGGGCTACCACAGTCAATGTGTTAGGAGAAACTTGCAACACTCGAAGTCCGTCGAGAATATAAGATCTTTAACCAATTCTGTGAGCTCCCAGCAAGAAGACATAGAAGAAATACGCACGCTGATAGGATATCTCATGAGAGATATGGCAGATTTGAAGTCAAGACTTGGAGCTAGTGGAAAAAGACCAGAAGTCGCCATGCACTGTAGCCGAAACACATTTGCTTCGAGTTCAACCCACTCCATACCTTATGACTCAGAGAGGGAGCAGGGGCACCAATCTTTCATCCTACCATCCACGGACCTGAACATCCGAGCAGAACTCTTCCTCGTCGGATATGACACTGGACAAGGCACACATCTCTCCCTCCGGATCGAAGCAAAGTCCGGCAACGCGAAAGAGACCGGTCAACTGCCCTCCCAATGCCGATTCGAGATCCGTATTCTCAACTTCGACGATGAAGACGAAACCCGAAAGAAATCGAAGGACTCCAACTCTAAGGAAAATGACGGCGGCATGCATGTCGTTGAGTTTCCAAAGGTGATTGAGAAAGATGTTGTCGAGAACGAAGCCCTTGGATTCAAGAAGAATGGCATGTTAAGGGTCACGCTCATTGTTTCTTGGGAGGAGATAAATGGCGAATAA
- the LOC121421393 gene encoding uncharacterized protein LOC121421393 isoform X2 yields the protein MTYVFTENSDVPYQTNDDAITREGIPKTSTPAKKNGAEKEMSPQMQRSPEPDRKADGHVTETGSPMGGGVGGAVGGAYSGAKGEPACGEETPVPGPPHGQPSPNVSKPNQIYPVPEPIAEISSIHDTSSDGDVLRNPEPRRKSDPTTPMEFSSLPSPESLVTMMSSFQQAADKFDKLRRGYHSQCVRRNLQHSKSVENIRSLTNSVSSQQEDIEEIRTLIGYLMRDMADLKSRLGASGKRPEVAMHCSRNTFASSSTHSIPYDSEREQGHQSFILPSTDLNIRAELFLVGYDTGQGTHLSLRIEAKSGNAKETGQLPSQCRFEIRILNFDDEDETRKKSKDSNSKENDGGMHVVEFPKVIEKDVVENEALGFKKNGMLRVTLIVSWEEINGE from the exons ATGACCT ACGTATTTACAGAAAACTCTGATGTTCCTTACCAAACAAATGATGATGCAATCACTAGAGAGGGTATTCCGAAAACATCAACTCCAGCCAAGAAAAATGGAGCAGAAAAGG AAATGTCGCCGCAGATGCAGAGGTCCCCTGAACCAGATCGGAAAGCAGATGGACACGTGACCGAGACTGGCAGTCCAATGGGAGGTGGAGTAGGCGGGGCAGTAGGAGGGGCTTATAGTGGCGCCAAAGGTGAGCCTGCATGCGGGGAGGAGACTCCTGTGCCGGGACCGCCTCACGGACAACCGAGCCCCAACGTTTCGAAACCCAACCAAATATATCCAGTACCGGAACCTATCGCAGAGATATCTTCTATTCATGACACCTCGAGCGACGGCGATGTCCTTCGCAATCCGGAACCTCGTCGAAAATCTGATCCGACCACTCCCATGGAATTTTCTTCATTGCCATCTCCTGAGTCTCTTGTAACGATGATGTCTTCTTTCCAGCAAGCTGCAGATAAATTTGACAAATTAAGAAGGGGCTACCACAGTCAATGTGTTAGGAGAAACTTGCAACACTCGAAGTCCGTCGAGAATATAAGATCTTTAACCAATTCTGTGAGCTCCCAGCAAGAAGACATAGAAGAAATACGCACGCTGATAGGATATCTCATGAGAGATATGGCAGATTTGAAGTCAAGACTTGGAGCTAGTGGAAAAAGACCAGAAGTCGCCATGCACTGTAGCCGAAACACATTTGCTTCGAGTTCAACCCACTCCATACCTTATGACTCAGAGAGGGAGCAGGGGCACCAATCTTTCATCCTACCATCCACGGACCTGAACATCCGAGCAGAACTCTTCCTCGTCGGATATGACACTGGACAAGGCACACATCTCTCCCTCCGGATCGAAGCAAAGTCCGGCAACGCGAAAGAGACCGGTCAACTGCCCTCCCAATGCCGATTCGAGATCCGTATTCTCAACTTCGACGATGAAGACGAAACCCGAAAGAAATCGAAGGACTCCAACTCTAAGGAAAATGACGGCGGCATGCATGTCGTTGAGTTTCCAAAGGTGATTGAGAAAGATGTTGTCGAGAACGAAGCCCTTGGATTCAAGAAGAATGGCATGTTAAGGGTCACGCTCATTGTTTCTTGGGAGGAGATAAATGGCGAATAA